One window of Nocardia sp. NBC_00508 genomic DNA carries:
- the cobA gene encoding uroporphyrinogen-III C-methyltransferase, with amino-acid sequence MPNTSDATQDQPTGDPNYLVGLDLRGRRVIVVGGGTVAQRRLGLLIASGADVHVVSRAITPAVEGMATSGQITVALRAYADGDLDGAWYAIACTNEPETNAAVVAEATRRRIFCVRADTARLGTAVTPATARYDGLTLGVLARGQHRRSAAVRTALLEALQSGVVSDDSTPITPGVALVGGGPGDPDLITVRGRRLLARADLVVADRLAPPELLAELGPEVEVVDAAKIPYGRAMAQDAINTALIEGAKAGKFVVRLKGGDPYVFGRGYEELEACVAAGIPVTVVPGVTSPIAVPAAAGIPVTHRGVTHEFVVVSGHVAPDHPDSLVDWPALARLRGTLVLMMAVERIEQFATALLDGGRPADTPVTVIQEGTLRTQRVLRADLGTVATRVREEGIRPPAIVVIGPTAGFSADSATSHADSAAG; translated from the coding sequence GTGCCGAACACGTCAGACGCAACGCAAGACCAGCCCACCGGCGACCCGAACTACCTGGTCGGGCTCGATCTGCGCGGACGGCGCGTCATCGTGGTCGGCGGGGGCACGGTGGCGCAGCGCAGGCTGGGCCTGCTGATCGCTTCCGGCGCGGATGTGCACGTGGTGAGTCGCGCCATCACGCCTGCGGTCGAGGGCATGGCGACGTCGGGCCAGATCACCGTCGCGCTGCGCGCTTACGCGGACGGCGATCTCGACGGCGCCTGGTATGCGATCGCGTGCACCAACGAGCCCGAGACCAATGCCGCTGTGGTCGCCGAGGCGACGCGGCGGCGGATCTTCTGCGTGCGGGCCGACACGGCGCGGCTGGGCACGGCGGTCACCCCGGCCACCGCGCGCTACGACGGACTGACGCTCGGCGTGCTGGCGCGTGGACAGCACCGGCGCTCGGCGGCGGTGCGCACCGCGCTGCTCGAGGCCCTGCAATCCGGCGTGGTGAGCGACGACTCGACGCCGATCACACCCGGCGTCGCGCTGGTCGGCGGCGGACCGGGCGATCCCGACCTGATCACCGTGCGCGGGCGGCGGCTGCTGGCCAGGGCGGATCTGGTGGTCGCCGACCGGCTCGCTCCGCCGGAGTTGCTCGCCGAGCTCGGACCCGAGGTCGAGGTGGTCGACGCCGCGAAGATCCCCTACGGGCGGGCGATGGCGCAGGACGCGATCAACACCGCGCTCATCGAAGGCGCGAAGGCGGGCAAGTTCGTGGTGCGGCTCAAGGGTGGCGACCCGTACGTGTTCGGGCGCGGCTACGAGGAGCTGGAAGCCTGCGTCGCGGCGGGGATTCCGGTCACGGTGGTGCCCGGGGTCACCAGCCCCATCGCGGTGCCCGCCGCCGCGGGGATTCCGGTGACGCATCGCGGTGTGACCCACGAGTTCGTGGTGGTGAGCGGGCATGTCGCGCCGGACCATCCGGACTCGCTGGTCGACTGGCCCGCGCTGGCCCGTTTGCGCGGCACCCTGGTGCTGATGATGGCGGTGGAACGGATCGAACAGTTCGCCACGGCGCTGTTGGACGGCGGCCGCCCGGCCGACACACCCGTCACGGTCATCCAGGAGGGCACGCTGCGGACCCAGCGCGTGCTGCGCGCCGACCTCGGCACGGTCGCCACGCGGGTCCGCGAGGAAGGCATCCGCCCACCCGCCATCGTGGTGATCGGCCCGACGGCCGGATTCTCGGCCGACTCCGCCACCTCGCACGCCGACTCCGCAGCCGGGTAG
- a CDS encoding MFS transporter: MQYPVTQRAFGLAILVLSGLQLMVVLDGTVVIFALPRLQEEMGLTSAGSAWTVTSYGLTFAGLMLLGGRLGDAFGRKRMLIVGVALFTFASLLCGLAQNQAMLIGARALQGAGAAVAAPTAFALVATTFAPGKARNQAIAIVGSMVGIGSVGGLVVGGALTQLSWRWIFLINVPIGALIILGAAYKLADTEHHRSALDVPGAVLGTLACASIVFGATEGPEIGWGHPAIISSLIAGVVLLVVFVALERRVDDPLLPWSLFDSRDRVATFLLIFLAGGVLGAMTFFVAQFMQNVIGYGPLKAGVAAIPFTIGIGIGGAVASKAALYIAPRWLLAGAAAVLGVGLLFGSTLDGDVLYFATLLPLLTVIGFGVGMAMVLTPLCVLVGVPPANIGPLAAVGQMFMNLATPVFVGLLTPIAASRTLSLGGRTGKVAAMTPAEITALGSGYTLVLFVCALIAFAAGLVALTLRFTPQQLAKAQHAQEEAQQA, encoded by the coding sequence ATGCAGTATCCAGTGACGCAGCGGGCCTTCGGGCTCGCGATCCTAGTCCTGAGCGGGTTGCAGCTCATGGTCGTGCTGGACGGCACGGTCGTGATCTTCGCGCTGCCGCGGCTGCAGGAAGAGATGGGGCTGACCAGCGCGGGAAGCGCGTGGACGGTGACGTCCTACGGGCTCACCTTCGCGGGCCTGATGCTCCTGGGCGGCAGGCTCGGCGACGCCTTCGGCCGCAAGCGCATGCTGATCGTCGGCGTAGCGCTGTTCACGTTCGCCTCGCTGCTGTGCGGACTCGCGCAGAACCAAGCCATGCTGATCGGCGCGCGCGCCCTCCAGGGCGCGGGCGCGGCGGTCGCGGCGCCGACCGCCTTCGCCCTCGTGGCCACCACGTTCGCGCCGGGCAAGGCGCGCAATCAGGCGATCGCGATCGTCGGCTCGATGGTCGGCATCGGTTCGGTCGGCGGTTTGGTGGTCGGCGGCGCGCTGACCCAGCTGTCGTGGCGGTGGATCTTCCTGATCAATGTCCCGATCGGCGCGCTGATCATCCTCGGCGCCGCCTACAAGCTCGCCGACACCGAGCACCATCGATCGGCGCTGGATGTGCCCGGCGCGGTGCTCGGCACCCTCGCCTGCGCGTCCATCGTGTTCGGCGCCACCGAGGGACCGGAGATCGGGTGGGGGCACCCCGCCATCATCAGCTCGCTGATCGCGGGCGTGGTGCTGCTGGTCGTCTTCGTGGCGCTGGAGCGGCGAGTGGATGATCCGCTGCTGCCCTGGTCGCTGTTCGACAGCCGCGACCGCGTCGCCACCTTCCTGCTGATCTTCCTGGCCGGTGGCGTGCTGGGCGCGATGACCTTCTTCGTGGCGCAGTTCATGCAGAACGTGATCGGTTACGGTCCGCTCAAGGCGGGCGTGGCAGCCATTCCGTTCACCATCGGCATCGGCATCGGCGGCGCGGTGGCGTCCAAGGCTGCGCTGTACATCGCGCCGCGCTGGCTGCTCGCGGGGGCGGCCGCGGTGCTCGGCGTCGGGCTGCTGTTCGGTTCGACTCTCGACGGCGATGTGCTGTACTTCGCTACGCTGCTGCCCCTGCTGACGGTGATCGGCTTCGGTGTCGGCATGGCTATGGTGCTCACGCCGCTGTGCGTGCTGGTCGGAGTGCCACCGGCCAATATCGGCCCGTTGGCCGCGGTCGGCCAGATGTTCATGAATCTGGCGACGCCCGTCTTCGTCGGCCTGCTCACGCCGATCGCCGCCTCCCGCACGCTGTCGCTCGGCGGCCGCACCGGCAAGGTAGCCGCGATGACGCCCGCCGAGATAACCGCGCTGGGCAGTGGCTACACGCTGGTGTTGTTCGTCTGCGCGCTCATCGCGTTCGCGGCCGGACTCGTCGCGCTGACGCTGCGGTTCACGCCGCAGCAATTGGCGAAGGCGCAGCACGCCCAAGAAGAGGCCCAACAGGCCTGA
- a CDS encoding PPOX class F420-dependent oxidoreductase produces MTSTAALSDDLKKYLDEERVFATAATIGPNGQPHLTVIWLKRDGEDLLFSTTTDRQQAKNLARDPRITVLINPPDSPYVYAEIRGNAAISPDPEKTLPNELSLKYTGKKYADFNPASVNDGPRIIVRVTPRRVAGRF; encoded by the coding sequence GTGACCAGTACCGCCGCGCTTTCCGATGACCTGAAGAAGTACCTGGACGAGGAGCGAGTGTTCGCCACGGCCGCCACGATCGGGCCGAACGGGCAACCGCACCTGACCGTGATCTGGCTGAAGCGCGACGGCGAAGACCTGCTCTTCTCCACCACGACCGACCGCCAGCAGGCTAAGAACCTCGCCCGCGACCCGCGGATCACCGTGCTGATCAATCCGCCGGACAGCCCCTATGTCTATGCGGAAATCCGGGGCAACGCGGCGATCAGTCCGGATCCGGAAAAGACGCTGCCCAACGAACTCTCGCTGAAGTACACCGGCAAGAAATACGCTGATTTCAACCCGGCTTCTGTAAACGACGGACCGCGCATCATCGTGCGCGTGACACCGCGTCGCGTGGCAGGGCGATTCTGA
- a CDS encoding aspartate aminotransferase family protein, whose translation MTLPNGLSLDEARTAAALASELDRRHVFHSWSAQAHRDPMTITAASGCYVWDGDGNRLLDFSSQMVNTNIGHQHPKVVAAVQEQAAKLCTIAPQHVNDARSEAARLIAERTPGDLDRIFFTNGGADAVEHAVRMARLHTGRYKVLARYRSYHGGTETAINLTGDPRRWPNDRGNSGVVHFFGPFLYRTQFHATTEAEETERALAHLRQTIAFEGPETIAAIVLESVPGTAGIMVPPPGYLAGVRALCDEYGIVFIADEVMCGFGRAGKWFAIEHFEVVPDLLTFAKGVNSGYVPLGGVAIGPAIAATFDDRPYPGGLTYSGHPLATAAAVATITAMRDERIVENAADIGARVLGPGLRELARRHPSVGEVRGAGVFWALELVRDRTSREPLAPYGGSSPAMGEVVAACRAAGLLLFVNFHRLHVVPPCVITEAEAKEGLAILDHALESADRHTV comes from the coding sequence ATGACCCTTCCGAACGGGCTGTCCCTCGACGAGGCCCGCACCGCGGCCGCCCTGGCCTCCGAGCTCGACCGCAGACATGTCTTCCACTCCTGGTCCGCGCAGGCGCACCGGGATCCGATGACGATCACCGCGGCGTCGGGTTGCTACGTGTGGGACGGCGACGGCAACCGGCTGCTCGACTTCTCGTCCCAGATGGTGAACACCAACATCGGTCACCAGCATCCGAAAGTCGTCGCGGCGGTGCAGGAGCAGGCGGCCAAGCTGTGCACGATCGCGCCGCAGCACGTCAACGACGCCCGCTCGGAGGCCGCGCGCCTGATCGCCGAGCGCACCCCCGGTGACCTCGACCGGATCTTCTTCACCAACGGTGGCGCCGACGCCGTCGAGCACGCGGTGCGGATGGCCCGGCTGCACACCGGGCGCTACAAGGTGCTCGCGCGCTACCGCTCCTACCACGGCGGCACCGAGACCGCGATCAATCTGACCGGCGATCCACGCCGCTGGCCCAACGACCGCGGCAACAGCGGTGTGGTGCATTTCTTCGGGCCGTTCCTGTACCGCACCCAGTTCCACGCGACCACCGAGGCCGAAGAGACCGAGCGCGCGCTCGCTCATCTCCGGCAGACCATCGCGTTCGAGGGTCCGGAAACGATCGCGGCGATCGTCCTCGAATCCGTCCCCGGCACCGCGGGCATCATGGTTCCGCCGCCCGGGTATCTGGCCGGGGTGCGAGCGCTGTGCGACGAGTACGGGATCGTGTTCATCGCCGACGAGGTGATGTGCGGCTTCGGGCGCGCCGGAAAATGGTTCGCCATCGAGCATTTCGAGGTCGTGCCGGATCTGCTCACCTTCGCCAAGGGCGTGAACTCCGGATACGTGCCGCTGGGCGGAGTCGCGATCGGTCCGGCCATCGCCGCGACCTTCGACGACCGGCCCTATCCCGGCGGGCTCACGTATTCCGGGCATCCGTTGGCCACGGCCGCGGCGGTCGCCACCATCACCGCGATGCGCGACGAGCGGATCGTGGAGAACGCCGCCGACATCGGCGCCCGTGTGCTCGGCCCCGGCCTGCGCGAACTCGCGCGGCGGCATCCCAGTGTCGGCGAGGTGCGCGGAGCGGGTGTGTTCTGGGCGCTCGAACTGGTCCGAGACCGGACCAGCCGGGAGCCGCTGGCCCCGTACGGTGGGTCGAGCCCGGCGATGGGCGAAGTGGTCGCGGCGTGCCGCGCGGCTGGGCTGCTGCTGTTCGTGAACTTCCATCGCCTGCACGTCGTCCCGCCGTGCGTGATCACCGAGGCCGAGGCGAAGGAAGGTCTGGCGATCCTCGACCACGCGTTGGAGTCGGCGGACCGGCACACCGTCTGA
- a CDS encoding CoA-acylating methylmalonate-semialdehyde dehydrogenase codes for MQTIAHWLDGKTFAGTSQNTAPVTNPATGAVTGQVALANVADTRAAIDSAAAAFPAWRDTSLARRTQILFRFRELLNERKEELARLITAEHGKVVADAMGEVSRGLEVVEFACGIPHLLQGGYTENASTKVDVFSIRQPLGPVAIISPFNFPAMVPMWFFPIAIAAGNTVVLKPSEKDPSAALWLAELWAEAELPAGVFTVLQGDKVAVDELLDNPGIKAVSFVGSTPIARYVYQRGTAAGKRVQALGGAKNHMVVLPDADLDLAADAAVNAGFGSAGERCMAISVVVAVGGAADELVGKIAERAATIRTGDGTRGADMGPLVTSAHRDRVADYIAAGETAGATVVLDGRGVAADGAADGFWLGPTILDHVGADMSVYTDEIFGPVLSVVRVGSYDDALALINANPYGNGTAIFTNDGGAARRFHNEVEVGMVGINVPIPVPMSYYSFGGWKNSLFGDAHAHGADGVRFFTRGKAVTTRWLDPSHGGLNLGFPQNK; via the coding sequence ATGCAGACCATCGCGCACTGGCTCGACGGCAAGACCTTCGCGGGCACCAGCCAGAACACGGCGCCGGTCACCAATCCGGCGACCGGCGCGGTGACCGGGCAGGTCGCGCTGGCGAACGTCGCCGACACCCGCGCCGCGATCGACTCGGCCGCGGCGGCTTTCCCGGCCTGGCGGGACACCTCGCTGGCCCGGCGCACCCAGATCCTGTTCCGTTTCCGGGAACTGCTGAACGAGCGCAAGGAGGAACTCGCGCGGCTGATCACCGCCGAGCACGGCAAGGTGGTCGCCGACGCGATGGGCGAGGTGAGCCGCGGGCTCGAGGTCGTCGAGTTCGCCTGCGGCATACCGCATCTGCTCCAAGGCGGCTACACCGAGAACGCCTCGACCAAGGTGGACGTCTTCTCCATCCGCCAGCCGCTCGGCCCGGTCGCGATCATCTCGCCGTTCAACTTTCCCGCGATGGTGCCGATGTGGTTCTTCCCGATCGCCATCGCCGCGGGCAACACGGTAGTGCTCAAGCCGAGCGAGAAGGACCCCTCCGCCGCGCTGTGGCTGGCGGAACTGTGGGCCGAGGCCGAGCTGCCCGCGGGTGTTTTCACCGTGCTGCAGGGCGACAAGGTCGCGGTCGACGAACTGCTGGACAACCCGGGCATCAAAGCCGTCTCGTTCGTCGGCTCCACCCCGATCGCCCGGTACGTCTACCAGCGCGGCACCGCCGCGGGCAAGCGGGTGCAGGCGCTCGGCGGCGCGAAGAACCACATGGTGGTGCTGCCCGACGCGGATCTGGATCTCGCCGCCGACGCGGCGGTGAACGCCGGGTTCGGCTCCGCGGGCGAGCGTTGCATGGCGATCAGCGTGGTGGTCGCGGTGGGCGGCGCGGCCGACGAACTGGTCGGCAAGATCGCCGAACGGGCCGCGACGATCAGAACCGGCGACGGCACCCGCGGCGCCGACATGGGCCCGCTGGTCACCAGCGCGCACCGCGACCGGGTCGCCGACTATATCGCCGCGGGCGAAACCGCCGGGGCCACCGTGGTTCTCGACGGCCGCGGCGTCGCAGCCGACGGCGCGGCCGACGGTTTCTGGCTCGGGCCGACGATTCTCGACCATGTCGGCGCCGACATGAGCGTCTACACCGACGAGATCTTCGGACCGGTGCTGTCGGTCGTGCGGGTCGGCAGCTACGACGACGCCCTCGCGCTGATCAACGCCAACCCCTATGGCAATGGCACCGCCATCTTCACCAACGACGGCGGCGCAGCCCGCCGCTTCCACAACGAGGTGGAAGTCGGGATGGTCGGCATCAACGTCCCGATCCCGGTGCCCATGTCCTACTACAGTTTCGGTGGCTGGAAGAACTCGCTGTTCGGCGACGCGCACGCGCACGGCGCCGACGGCGTGCGGTTCTTCACCCGCGGCAAGGCCGTCACCACGCGCTGGCTCGACCCCAGCCACGGCGGGCTGAACCTCGGCTTCCCGCAGAACAAATAG
- a CDS encoding PucR family transcriptional regulator: protein MLPSVADVLAMPVVSSGEPEVVGGGSLARPVRWVHVSELADVAHLLVGGELILTTGQAMSHGDAATAEYLTTLAAAGVAGLIVELGGYVRALSPAVASTADALGLPLIALRRVTRFVEITEAVHRVIVADQYAELEFARTVHETFTELSVRRAALAEIVQTAATMLDAPVVLEDLAHRVLALSARHTSTSALLENWETTSRLLPHNWNAVAVGPHTQRWGRLLLRADGVPSERARMVLERAAQTLTLHRMIEKDRFGLHRQAQTGLIDDLVNGRLDERDALARSAALGLARRAAYVPLAVDVAVTTESDPVAWQRRAVGIMDAVTHGLGLAKTTALVAAEQGDRVSLILALPRAADPDEALAAACTTILGEVHRVDGVRRVVIGAGAVSDSLLDTAYGLAHAAHVAEVALSLGSSAPRPFYRTGDVRLRGLLSLIRGEPGVQRFAETELSALLRYDIRHDADLTRTLRQFLDLAGNKTELARRLNISRPTLYDRLARIERILDVDLDDGESRTSLHTALLIRDLTTGAAERSS, encoded by the coding sequence GTGCTTCCCTCTGTTGCCGACGTGTTGGCGATGCCGGTGGTGAGCTCCGGCGAACCCGAGGTGGTCGGCGGGGGATCGCTGGCGCGGCCGGTGCGCTGGGTGCACGTCAGCGAGCTGGCCGACGTGGCGCACCTGCTGGTCGGCGGCGAGCTGATCCTGACCACCGGACAAGCCATGAGTCACGGCGACGCGGCGACGGCGGAGTACCTGACCACCCTGGCCGCCGCCGGAGTGGCCGGGCTGATCGTCGAACTCGGCGGGTACGTGCGCGCGCTGTCGCCCGCCGTTGCTTCGACGGCCGACGCACTGGGGCTTCCATTGATCGCGCTGCGCCGGGTGACCCGGTTCGTGGAGATCACCGAGGCCGTGCACCGGGTGATCGTCGCCGACCAATACGCGGAGCTGGAGTTCGCGCGCACCGTGCACGAGACGTTCACCGAGCTCAGTGTGCGCCGCGCCGCGCTGGCCGAGATCGTGCAGACCGCGGCGACCATGCTCGACGCGCCGGTGGTGCTGGAGGACCTGGCGCACCGGGTGCTCGCGCTGTCGGCGCGCCACACGTCCACCTCGGCGCTACTGGAGAACTGGGAGACCACCTCGCGTCTGTTGCCGCACAACTGGAACGCGGTCGCGGTGGGCCCGCACACGCAGCGGTGGGGACGGTTGCTCCTGCGCGCAGACGGCGTGCCGAGCGAGCGGGCGCGCATGGTGCTCGAGCGCGCCGCCCAGACGCTGACACTGCACCGCATGATCGAGAAGGACCGCTTCGGTCTGCACCGGCAAGCGCAGACGGGACTGATCGACGACCTGGTCAACGGCAGGCTGGACGAGCGCGACGCACTCGCTCGCTCTGCCGCGCTCGGCTTGGCCCGCCGGGCCGCCTACGTCCCGCTGGCGGTCGACGTCGCCGTGACGACCGAATCCGATCCGGTCGCGTGGCAGCGCCGCGCCGTGGGCATCATGGACGCCGTGACGCACGGGCTCGGCTTGGCGAAGACAACCGCGCTGGTGGCGGCCGAGCAGGGGGACCGGGTGTCGCTGATCCTCGCGCTGCCGCGGGCCGCTGATCCGGACGAGGCGCTCGCCGCCGCCTGCACCACGATCCTCGGTGAGGTTCACCGGGTCGACGGCGTGCGGCGGGTGGTGATCGGCGCGGGTGCGGTGTCGGACTCGCTGCTGGACACCGCGTACGGGCTCGCGCATGCCGCGCACGTGGCGGAAGTCGCGCTGTCGCTGGGAAGCTCGGCGCCGCGGCCGTTTTATCGCACTGGCGACGTGCGCTTGCGCGGACTGCTGTCGCTGATCCGCGGCGAGCCGGGCGTGCAGCGGTTCGCCGAGACCGAGCTGAGCGCCCTGCTGCGCTACGACATCCGCCACGACGCCGACCTGACCCGCACCCTGCGGCAGTTCCTCGACCTGGCGGGCAACAAGACCGAACTCGCCCGCAGGCTCAATATCAGCCGCCCGACGCTCTACGACCGGCTCGCTCGCATCGAACGCATCCTCGACGTCGACCTCGACGACGGCGAATCCCGCACCTCGTTGCACACCGCCCTGCTGATCCGCGACCTGACGACGGGC